One stretch of Nomascus leucogenys isolate Asia chromosome 9, Asia_NLE_v1, whole genome shotgun sequence DNA includes these proteins:
- the TIGD2 gene encoding tigger transposable element-derived protein 2, whose product MLGKRKRVVLTIKDKLDIIKKLEEGISFKKLSVVYGIGESTVRDIKKNKERIINYANSSDPTSGVSKRKSMKSSTYEELDRVMIEWFNQQKTDGIPVSGTICAKQAKFFFDALGMEGDFNASSGWLTRFKQRHGIPKAAGKGTKLKGDETAAREFCGSFQEFVEKENLQPEQIYGADQTGLFWKCLPSRTLTLETDQSTSGCRSSRERIIIMCCANATGLHKLNLCVVGKAKKPRAFKGTDLSNLPVTYYSQKGAWIEQSVFRQWFEKYFVPQVQKHLKSKGLLEKAVLLLDFPPARPNEEMLSSDDGRIIVKYLPPNVTSLIQPMSQGVLATVKRYYRAGLLQKYMDEGIDPKIFWKNLTVLDAIYEVSRAWNMVKSSTITKAWKKLFPGNEENSGMNIDEGAILAANLATVLQNTEECEHVDIENIDQWFDSRSNDSSCQVLTDSESAEDQTKAAEQKPSSKSRKTELNSEKHISHKAALEWTENLLDYLEQQDDMLLSDKLVLRRLRTIIRKKQKIQNNKNH is encoded by the coding sequence ATGTTGGGGAAACGTAAGCGTGTGGTGTTGACAATTAAGGACAAGCTTGACATTATTAAGAAACTTGAGGAAGGCATCTCTTTCAAAAAACTTTCTGTGGTGTACGGAATTGGTGAATCCACAGTTCGTgatattaaaaagaacaaagaaaggattATAAACTATGCAAACAGTTCAGATCCTACCAGTGGGGTATCCAAACGTAAATCTATGAAGTCATCAACATATGAGGAGCTTGATAGAGTTATGATAGAGTGGTTTAACCAACAGAAAACAGATGGGATTCCAGTGTCCGGAACGATTTGTGCAAAACAAGCCAAGTTCTTTTTTGATGCTTTGGGAATGGAAGGTGATTTTAATGCATCGTCAGGCTGGCTAACTCGATTTAAGCAGCGCCATGGTATTCCAAAGGCTGCTGGTAAAGGAACAAAATTAAAAGGAGATGAAACTGCTGCCAGAGAATTTTGCGGTAGCTTTCAGGAATTTGTTGAAAAAGAGAATCTACAACCAGAGCAAATTTATGGTGCTGATCAAACTGGATTGTTCTGGAAATGTCTACCATCAAGGACATTAACTCTTGAAACTGACCAAAGTACTTCTGGGTGTAGGTCAAGCAGAGAGAGAATCATTATTATGTGTTGCGCAAATGCCACAGGTTTACACAAACTTAATCTTTGTGTTGTGGGGAAGGCCAAAAAGCCCCGAGCATTCAAAGGCACTGACCTTTCAAACCTTCCTGTGACATATTACAGTCAAAAAGGTGCATGGATAGAACAGTCTGTTTTCAGACAGTGGTTTGAAAAGTACTTTGTGCCACAGGTACAGAAGCATTTGAAATCCAAGGGACTTTTAGAAAAAGCAGTGCTTCTTTTAGATTTCCCCCCAGCACGTCCGAATGAAGAAATGTTGAGTTCAGATGATGGCAGAATAATTGTGAAGTATTTGCCACCAAATGTCACAAGTCTGATTCAACCAATGAGCCAGGGAGTTCTAGCCACTGTAAAAAGATACTATCGAGCAGGACTTCTCCAGAAATACATGGATGAAGGAATTGAcccaaaaatattttggaagaacTTGACAGTGTTGGATGCAATTTATGAAGTGTCAAGAGCTTGGAACATGGTAAAATCAAGTACCATAACCAAAGCATGGAAAAAACTTTTCCCTGGCAATGAAGAGAATTCAGGTATGAACATTGATGAAGGAGCCATTTTAGCAGCTAATTTAGCAACAGTTTTACAGAACACAGAAGAATGTGAACATGTTGACATTGAGAATATTGATCAGTGGTTTGACTCTCGCAGCAATGACTCAAGCTGTCAGGTGCTGACTGACAGTGAAAGTGCTGAGGACCAGACCAAGGCTGCTGAGCAAAAGCCTTCCAGTAAGAGTAGAAAAACAGAACTGAATTCAGAGAAGCATATTAGCCATAAAGCAGCACTTGAATGGACTGAAAATTTACTGGATTATCTTGAACAACAAGACGACATGCTTCTGTCTGATAAATTGGTATTAAGGAGGCTTCGGaccataataagaaaaaaacagaagatccaaaataacaaaaatcattaA